The proteins below come from a single Halobacillus salinarum genomic window:
- the ndk gene encoding nucleoside-diphosphate kinase has translation MEKTFLMIKPDGVQRSLVGEITSRFEKKGFKLAGAKLMVISNELAEKHYGEHKDKPFFGELVDFITSGPVFAMVWEGENVIGTARQMMGATNPKEAAPGTIRGDYGVIVGKNIIHGSDSQESAEREIGLFFEENEVLDYQKDESQWIY, from the coding sequence ATGGAAAAAACATTTTTGATGATTAAACCTGATGGAGTACAACGCAGTCTGGTTGGAGAAATTACCAGTCGTTTTGAAAAAAAAGGCTTTAAGCTTGCAGGAGCGAAGCTTATGGTCATTTCTAACGAACTAGCTGAAAAACATTACGGAGAGCACAAAGATAAACCATTCTTTGGGGAGCTAGTAGATTTTATTACTTCGGGTCCTGTATTTGCAATGGTTTGGGAAGGCGAAAATGTAATTGGTACAGCCCGCCAGATGATGGGGGCAACAAACCCTAAAGAAGCTGCACCGGGAACAATCCGTGGGGATTATGGAGTAATTGTCGGTAAAAATATTATTCACGGTTCAGACTCGCAAGAAAGCGCTGAACGGGAAATCGGTCTTTTCTTTGAAGAGAACGAAGTACTGGATTATCAAAAAGATGAAAGCCAATGGATTTATTAA
- a CDS encoding CheR family methyltransferase gives MKEDYAEFTQLIYRKTGIDLSLYKEAQMKRRLTSLRDKRGYNQFTHYSLALFKDENLLQEFMDRITINVSEFYRNKKRWDVLESRVIPYLLKKKRKLRIWSAACSSGEEPYTLAMMLLQFIPARQFEIVATDIDPLALQRAEAAIYSERALNEVPQAVKEKYFVRRGLFFHLAEDVKKCVTFRQHNLLSDPYEDSWDLIVCRNVLIYFTEQAKELIYKNFSTSLAEGGIFFVGSTEQIFLPQKYNLSVYDTFFYQKEKTLKSMD, from the coding sequence ATGAAAGAAGACTATGCTGAATTTACTCAACTCATTTACAGAAAAACGGGAATTGACTTATCTTTATATAAAGAGGCTCAAATGAAGCGGAGGTTAACTTCTCTTCGTGATAAAAGAGGATATAATCAGTTTACACATTATTCCCTGGCTTTGTTTAAAGACGAGAATCTCTTACAAGAATTTATGGATCGAATAACGATTAATGTCTCAGAATTTTATCGCAACAAAAAGCGTTGGGATGTGCTGGAGTCTCGTGTGATCCCTTATTTGTTGAAGAAAAAGCGAAAGCTGAGAATCTGGAGCGCTGCCTGTTCTAGTGGAGAAGAGCCCTATACGCTTGCTATGATGCTGCTCCAGTTTATCCCGGCAAGACAATTTGAAATTGTCGCCACAGACATAGATCCACTAGCACTGCAGCGGGCTGAAGCAGCGATCTATTCTGAAAGAGCACTGAACGAAGTCCCACAGGCTGTAAAAGAAAAATACTTTGTCAGGAGAGGCTTATTCTTCCATTTAGCAGAAGATGTAAAGAAATGCGTAACCTTTAGACAGCACAATCTGTTATCGGATCCGTATGAGGACTCATGGGATTTAATAGTTTGCAGAAACGTTTTAATATACTTTACTGAACAGGCGAAAGAGCTCATTTATAAAAATTTCAGCACGTCATTAGCTGAAGGAGGGATCTTCTTCGTAGGCAGCACGGAGCAGATATTTCTCCCGCAAAAATATAATTTATCAGTGTATGATACCTTTTTTTATCAAAAAGAAAAAACGTTAAAATCTATGGATTAA
- the aroC gene encoding chorismate synthase, with protein MRYLTAGESHGKQLTTIIEGVPSHLPLTKDQINKSLLRRQGGYGRGKRMQIEKDMVEIMSGVRHGYTLGSPISLVVHNDDFKHWVDIMGEDPLEEDAKIRRTISRPRPGHADLNGGLKYGHRDMRNVLERSSARETAARVGAGAVAKALLSELGIEVAGYVREIAGIVSEVEESLTLQERREISEASPVRTFDQSAAEKMMKAIDVAKKEGDSIGGVCEVYVEGMPPGLGSYVHYDRKLDGRIAGSVMSINAFKGVEFGIGFEAARRNGSQVHDEILWSEEKGYYRRTNRLGGFEGGMTTGMPIVVKGVMKPIPTLYKPLQSVDIETKETFQASIERSDSCAVPAASVVMEHIVAFELAKAITEEFPADYFPRLKRAVDDYRKEVRAF; from the coding sequence ATGCGCTATTTAACTGCAGGAGAATCACATGGCAAACAATTAACGACAATCATCGAAGGAGTTCCTTCCCATTTACCTTTGACGAAGGATCAAATTAATAAATCATTATTACGCCGTCAAGGAGGTTACGGGCGGGGAAAACGCATGCAGATTGAAAAAGACATGGTGGAGATTATGAGCGGTGTCCGCCATGGGTATACCCTTGGTTCGCCTATTTCTCTCGTTGTACATAACGATGACTTTAAGCACTGGGTGGATATTATGGGAGAAGATCCTTTGGAAGAAGATGCGAAAATTAGGAGAACGATTTCAAGGCCGCGTCCTGGCCATGCCGATTTAAATGGAGGTTTAAAATACGGCCACAGAGATATGAGAAATGTCCTTGAACGGTCTTCTGCACGGGAAACCGCGGCCCGGGTTGGAGCAGGAGCGGTTGCAAAGGCACTCCTTAGTGAGCTTGGGATTGAAGTGGCAGGTTATGTCAGGGAAATTGCAGGAATCGTAAGTGAGGTAGAGGAAAGTCTGACCCTGCAGGAACGCCGGGAAATCTCAGAAGCATCTCCAGTACGCACGTTCGACCAGTCGGCGGCTGAAAAGATGATGAAGGCAATTGATGTGGCCAAGAAGGAAGGCGACTCGATCGGAGGAGTATGCGAAGTGTACGTAGAGGGCATGCCTCCAGGTCTTGGCTCTTATGTTCATTATGACCGCAAGCTTGATGGACGAATTGCAGGCAGCGTGATGAGCATTAATGCGTTTAAAGGTGTAGAGTTTGGAATAGGATTCGAAGCAGCGCGCCGAAATGGCAGCCAGGTTCATGATGAGATTTTATGGAGTGAAGAAAAAGGATATTATCGTCGTACCAATCGTCTCGGTGGTTTTGAAGGCGGAATGACAACAGGAATGCCGATCGTCGTAAAAGGAGTTATGAAGCCTATTCCAACTCTATATAAACCGCTTCAAAGTGTCGACATTGAGACAAAAGAAACTTTCCAGGCGAGTATCGAACGTTCGGATTCCTGCGCCGTGCCGGCAGCCTCTGTCGTAATGGAGCACATCGTTGCTTTTGAACTGGCGAAGGCAATTACTGAAGAATTTCCTGCCGATTACTTTCCTAGGTTAAAACGCGCAGTAGATGACTATCGCAAGGAAGTCAGGGCTTTTTAA
- a CDS encoding 3-dehydroquinate synthase family protein, with protein MVYDIDMLATLPESEVRSGYGEVIKHAFISDRRWLNEVLRTDLSLFSTDQLIDDLSKGVRVKAKIVEKDEKEQGVRKHLNLGHTLAHAIEAELGYGKITHGEAVALGIWFALNLSNVILDSHLPVKDYVNWLKTNHYPIDQLNALDAESLLNRMKWDKKTIHEVIHYVLLKETGDPCVKSIKDQVLKEELRLFLEEVRDY; from the coding sequence GTGGTGTATGATATCGACATGTTAGCTACCCTCCCTGAATCTGAAGTAAGGTCAGGGTATGGTGAAGTCATTAAGCATGCGTTTATTAGTGACCGAAGATGGTTGAATGAAGTGCTTAGAACAGATCTTTCACTGTTTTCAACAGACCAATTGATTGACGATCTGTCTAAAGGAGTCCGCGTAAAAGCAAAAATTGTAGAAAAAGATGAAAAGGAGCAAGGTGTTAGAAAACATTTAAACTTAGGACACACCCTTGCTCACGCCATTGAGGCTGAATTAGGCTACGGTAAGATCACTCATGGGGAAGCTGTAGCCCTCGGTATTTGGTTTGCCTTGAATTTAAGCAATGTGATTTTAGATTCGCATTTACCAGTGAAAGATTATGTAAACTGGTTAAAAACCAATCACTATCCGATCGATCAATTAAATGCATTGGATGCCGAATCGTTGCTCAATCGTATGAAGTGGGATAAAAAAACTATCCACGAAGTGATTCATTATGTGCTTCTAAAAGAAACAGGCGATCCATGTGTGAAAAGCATAAAAGACCAGGTACTAAAAGAAGAGCTGCGTCTTTTTTTAGAAGAGGTGAGAGACTATTGA
- the aroH gene encoding chorismate mutase, translating to MIRGVRGATTVEFNDAEQIITRSFELMTELVRENNISPEEVVSVYFSATEDIDAAFPAKSLRRLQGWTYVPVMCMREINVPGSLSKCIRVMVTVETDIKQQDIVHVYHYDAEKLRPDLKSGKE from the coding sequence TTGATTAGAGGAGTAAGAGGCGCGACCACAGTTGAATTCAATGATGCTGAGCAAATCATTACCCGTTCTTTCGAGCTGATGACTGAGCTGGTTAGAGAAAATAACATTTCACCAGAGGAAGTAGTCAGTGTATATTTTTCTGCAACGGAAGATATCGATGCTGCTTTTCCAGCGAAGTCTTTGCGCAGACTTCAAGGATGGACATACGTACCGGTCATGTGTATGAGAGAAATCAATGTTCCCGGCAGTCTGTCTAAGTGTATTCGTGTAATGGTGACTGTTGAGACGGATATTAAACAGCAGGATATCGTACATGTTTATCATTATGATGCTGAAAAGCTTCGCCCAGATTTGAAAAGTGGAAAGGAGTGA
- the hisC gene encoding histidinol-phosphate transaminase, with protein sequence MKAKDILKEMTPYKPGKQIEEVKKEYGLNHIVKLASNENPHGFSDRVKEELPKLIANLEIYPDGYAAAVRQKVADFLHVDQEQLIFGNGSDEVVQIICRTFLEPGSNTIMAAPTFPQYRHNALIEGAEVREVPLQEGHHDLNEMLAQIDEFTRVLWICTPNNPTGVHIDHQSLTDVLNQCPDHVLVVLDEAYYEYLKAEDAFDSLAALEKYPNLIVLRTFSKAYGLAGLRIGYGVSSKEIIQTLEPAREPFNTSTIAQAAAILALEDQEFIKKTTEENLRNKQALIEFCDYQGMDYYPSEANFVLIHLPISGDEMFEHLLSKGFIVRSGEALGLPNTIRLTIGKKDDMIRIQDEIKGKLAKVASGEQ encoded by the coding sequence ATGAAAGCAAAGGATATTTTGAAGGAAATGACCCCTTATAAACCGGGCAAACAAATTGAAGAGGTGAAGAAAGAATATGGTCTGAATCATATTGTAAAGCTAGCCTCTAATGAAAATCCTCATGGTTTTTCTGATCGAGTTAAGGAAGAGCTTCCGAAATTAATCGCCAATTTGGAAATTTACCCTGATGGCTATGCTGCCGCAGTCCGTCAAAAGGTAGCTGATTTTCTCCATGTGGATCAAGAGCAGTTAATTTTCGGTAACGGTTCGGACGAAGTCGTTCAAATAATTTGCCGTACCTTTTTAGAACCCGGGTCCAACACGATCATGGCGGCCCCTACTTTTCCTCAGTACCGTCATAATGCTCTTATTGAAGGAGCGGAAGTGAGAGAGGTTCCTCTTCAGGAAGGGCACCATGATTTAAATGAAATGCTTGCACAAATAGATGAATTCACTCGTGTATTATGGATTTGCACTCCGAATAATCCTACCGGGGTCCATATCGATCATCAATCCTTGACAGACGTATTGAACCAGTGCCCTGATCATGTCCTTGTAGTGCTTGATGAAGCTTACTATGAATATTTAAAAGCAGAAGATGCGTTTGATTCACTTGCTGCTCTGGAGAAGTATCCTAATTTAATCGTTTTGCGGACCTTCTCAAAAGCATACGGTCTTGCTGGCTTACGTATTGGTTATGGAGTGTCTTCTAAAGAGATTATTCAAACACTTGAACCCGCAAGAGAACCGTTTAATACCTCAACTATTGCACAAGCAGCAGCGATCCTGGCTCTTGAAGACCAGGAATTTATTAAGAAAACCACAGAAGAAAACCTTAGAAATAAACAAGCGCTTATCGAATTTTGCGATTACCAGGGGATGGATTATTATCCAAGTGAAGCGAACTTTGTTTTAATTCACCTGCCTATCAGCGGTGATGAAATGTTCGAACATTTACTATCTAAAGGGTTTATTGTCCGTTCAGGCGAAGCTCTGGGACTTCCGAATACGATCAGGCTCACGATAGGAAAGAAAGACGATATGATAAGAATTCAAGATGAAATAAAAGGAAAGCTGGCTAAAGTAGCTTCCGGTGAACAGTAA
- a CDS encoding prephenate dehydrogenase, with translation MQQVFIVGLGLIGGSLAMNIAKKEHVHVIGLDEDYDTMQMAKKQGVIQEIATNFEAGVKQADVLVLATPIAITINYIEQLNHMIIEKKLVITDVSSVKNNVLKAAENLSNPNLAFVGGHPMAGSHKQGYTAAKPHLFENAIYVLTPSTHACQKEADLLKELFSETEARFLIFSSQEHDEMTAVISHFPHLIASSLVHQAKNWQATHPYLEHLAAGGFKDITRIASSNPKLWQDIFFQNRQLLISMLDDWIVEMKKVQAYLQEELSEHTFEYLQTAKSYRDGLPVRERGAIPAFYDIYVDIHDQPGAIHDVIGLLAKHSISIKNIEILEVREGITGVLRISFSTNEEQLKSKQLLEEDQYEVMLEQ, from the coding sequence ATGCAGCAGGTTTTTATTGTCGGCCTTGGACTCATTGGAGGGTCCCTTGCCATGAATATCGCGAAAAAAGAACATGTACATGTCATAGGTTTGGACGAAGATTATGACACGATGCAAATGGCAAAAAAGCAAGGGGTAATTCAGGAGATCGCCACAAATTTTGAAGCGGGAGTCAAACAGGCTGATGTCCTGGTGCTTGCCACCCCAATTGCCATTACCATCAATTATATTGAGCAACTAAATCATATGATCATAGAAAAAAAACTAGTGATTACAGACGTTTCTTCAGTTAAAAACAATGTCTTAAAAGCAGCAGAAAATCTATCGAACCCCAATCTGGCATTTGTGGGGGGACATCCGATGGCAGGGTCTCATAAACAAGGATACACGGCCGCAAAACCGCATTTGTTTGAGAATGCCATCTATGTATTAACCCCTTCTACACATGCGTGTCAAAAAGAAGCTGATCTGCTCAAGGAACTATTTTCAGAGACAGAGGCGAGATTCCTTATTTTTTCTTCTCAGGAACACGATGAAATGACAGCGGTTATCTCCCACTTTCCTCATTTAATCGCTTCTTCCCTCGTTCACCAGGCAAAGAACTGGCAGGCTACACATCCTTATTTGGAGCATTTAGCAGCAGGGGGATTTAAGGATATTACAAGAATTGCCTCAAGCAATCCTAAACTGTGGCAGGATATCTTTTTTCAGAATCGTCAGCTGTTAATATCCATGCTTGACGATTGGATCGTGGAAATGAAAAAAGTGCAGGCGTATTTACAGGAGGAGCTAAGTGAACACACTTTTGAATACTTACAAACGGCCAAAAGCTACCGGGACGGGCTTCCTGTAAGAGAAAGAGGGGCCATACCAGCCTTTTATGATATTTATGTAGATATCCACGACCAGCCTGGTGCCATTCATGATGTCATTGGTCTTTTGGCTAAACATTCGATCAGTATTAAAAATATTGAAATATTAGAAGTGCGTGAAGGAATAACTGGTGTTTTAAGAATCAGCTTTTCTACTAATGAGGAACAGCTGAAAAGCAAACAGCTTTTAGAAGAAGATCAATATGAGGTAATGCTGGAGCAGTAA
- the aroA gene encoding 3-phosphoshikimate 1-carboxyvinyltransferase produces MSTLVLEPAKKGLTGRLKVPGDKSISHRAVIFSSLAKGVSHITNFLTGEDCLRTVEAFRQMGVEITKEKDCLTVHGNGIDALKEPAVPINFGNSGTTARLMSGVLAGLPLFTTAFGDQSLSRRPMDRVVQPLSEMGALIRGREQASYLPLAFEGKKLRGRIHQLQVKSAQVKSALLLAGLLAEGETTVVEQGRTRNHTEMLLPLFGAEVQTKGASITVKGGQQLQGADFQVPGDISSAAFFLVGAAITPNSDLNIVNVGLNPTRNGVVQALEKMGAAIETTITSYVGEEPVGDMRISHSSLKAITLEGDLIANLIDEIPILALAATQAEGTTIIKDAKELRVKETDRIEAVAHNLTQLGANVETREDGLAIHGPTPLHGGELHSYGDHRIGMMGAIASLITTSKVSIADKECINISYPNFFEDLHGLL; encoded by the coding sequence ATGTCAACGTTAGTGCTTGAACCTGCAAAAAAAGGATTAACAGGCAGGTTGAAAGTTCCCGGTGATAAATCCATTTCCCACCGAGCAGTTATTTTTTCATCACTTGCCAAAGGTGTATCCCATATAACCAATTTTCTCACTGGGGAGGACTGCCTTAGAACGGTGGAAGCCTTCAGGCAGATGGGAGTGGAGATTACTAAGGAGAAGGATTGCCTCACTGTTCACGGGAACGGTATAGACGCCCTAAAGGAACCTGCTGTTCCGATTAACTTTGGAAACTCAGGTACCACTGCAAGACTTATGAGCGGGGTGTTGGCAGGCCTTCCTTTATTTACCACAGCATTTGGGGACCAATCTTTATCCAGGCGGCCAATGGATCGTGTTGTTCAGCCTCTGAGTGAAATGGGAGCCTTAATTCGCGGCAGGGAGCAGGCATCTTACCTCCCGTTAGCCTTTGAAGGTAAGAAACTAAGAGGGCGGATCCATCAACTGCAAGTAAAAAGTGCTCAAGTGAAATCTGCGTTGCTGCTTGCTGGCTTACTAGCAGAAGGGGAGACTACCGTAGTGGAACAGGGCAGGACTCGAAATCATACCGAAATGCTGCTGCCACTATTTGGAGCTGAAGTTCAAACGAAAGGTGCATCTATTACGGTTAAAGGAGGGCAGCAACTGCAAGGGGCTGACTTTCAAGTACCTGGAGATATTTCATCCGCAGCCTTTTTCCTAGTAGGTGCTGCGATTACTCCAAACAGTGATCTGAACATCGTAAATGTAGGGCTGAATCCTACGAGAAATGGGGTCGTTCAGGCACTTGAAAAAATGGGGGCAGCGATAGAAACAACCATTACTTCTTATGTAGGAGAAGAACCGGTGGGAGACATGCGTATTTCACATAGTTCCTTAAAAGCAATTACATTGGAAGGCGATCTTATTGCCAATTTAATAGATGAAATCCCAATACTTGCTCTAGCTGCTACTCAAGCGGAAGGAACAACGATAATAAAAGACGCAAAAGAACTGCGTGTTAAAGAAACGGATCGGATTGAAGCCGTTGCTCATAACCTGACTCAATTAGGGGCAAATGTGGAAACTAGAGAAGATGGTCTGGCTATCCATGGACCTACTCCGCTTCATGGGGGAGAGCTGCATTCCTATGGTGACCATCGGATTGGCATGATGGGTGCCATTGCCTCATTGATTACTACCAGTAAGGTCTCGATTGCGGACAAGGAATGTATTAATATTTCCTACCCGAACTTCTTTGAGGATTTACATGGGCTTTTGTAA
- a CDS encoding amidohydrolase family protein, producing MGAYCFSTFLEEEDQCKIGELTVNKDRFVREVIGQAKVGKMNSEGFFVSPGHVMIDFNSPVWCSSSIQDTCEHYIQRGCTLLLLQHPVSSIRRFRADYAAFLEQLPKLPVDFMIVPVIPSAFVKPDMVRFFAKEGCPFIQIELDSAEDVQDVPWGWLTQAQSYKRIPLTVTLRSEENSTYLLNYLWPEICKQYGIIKLSDIQEAELLTKQNLRDTGIYPNKGGFRPGGYADYNLYWQPENKIFDGEDPFIYHNAIPDVTIMRGKVIQVQQQVEPTASGEYQRITVYQHFV from the coding sequence ATGGGAGCTTATTGCTTTAGTACTTTTCTTGAAGAAGAAGATCAATGTAAAATCGGCGAACTAACTGTAAATAAAGACCGTTTCGTCCGTGAAGTCATTGGCCAAGCAAAAGTTGGGAAGATGAATAGTGAAGGTTTTTTTGTTTCTCCAGGTCATGTAATGATTGATTTTAACAGCCCTGTCTGGTGTTCCTCTTCTATTCAAGACACCTGTGAGCACTACATACAAAGAGGATGCACCCTCTTACTCCTTCAGCACCCAGTTTCTAGCATACGCCGCTTCCGTGCCGATTATGCTGCTTTTTTAGAGCAGCTTCCCAAGCTTCCCGTTGACTTTATGATTGTTCCTGTTATTCCATCAGCTTTTGTCAAACCTGATATGGTTCGTTTTTTTGCAAAGGAAGGCTGTCCATTTATTCAGATTGAATTAGATTCAGCAGAGGACGTTCAAGATGTACCTTGGGGGTGGCTGACACAGGCACAATCTTATAAGAGAATTCCACTGACCGTTACACTTAGAAGCGAGGAAAATTCGACATATCTTCTCAATTATTTATGGCCTGAAATTTGTAAACAATATGGTATCATAAAGTTATCAGATATACAGGAAGCTGAACTTTTAACCAAGCAGAACTTGAGGGATACTGGTATTTATCCTAATAAAGGCGGATTCAGGCCAGGAGGCTATGCAGATTATAACCTGTATTGGCAGCCTGAAAACAAGATATTTGATGGAGAGGACCCATTCATTTATCATAATGCTATTCCAGACGTAACCATTATGCGTGGAAAAGTCATTCAAGTGCAGCAGCAAGTTGAACCTACTGCGTCAGGAGAGTATCAGAGAATCACCGTTTATCAGCATTTTGTTTAA
- a CDS encoding tetratricopeptide repeat protein produces the protein MEEIQKAIRQMEAHQTEDALNTLQQYLPEADEEERFTIAELFIQWGMLEEAKLILQELIQRYPKEQELKVMMAELHIDLDEDDEAIELLNQFGPEDEDYLQALIQLADLYQSQGLFEVAEQKLLEAKQAAPNEAVIDFALGELSFSNGEYNKSIPFYENALHHQPVIGDIEVATRLAEAYAATGEFEKSLEYFQSVEEENPDVMFRYGFVAFQALRHDIAINVWERLIEKDPYFQSVYPHLAKAYEAEGMPKQALDMAKKGLAKDEFNKELYHLAGTLSHQQGNKEEGYQLIREAVALDPGYKEAVLFLIENYKADDDYESVIELIQQLISLGEEDPHYLWELAKSYEELENFEEASTHYQNAYPSLKEDVDFLKEYGYFLVEEGRMKEAEKVFTEYLAIDPSDTEIEEFIGRLREED, from the coding sequence ATGGAGGAAATTCAAAAAGCCATCCGTCAGATGGAAGCTCATCAGACGGAAGATGCACTTAATACATTGCAGCAGTATCTGCCGGAAGCGGATGAAGAAGAGCGTTTTACCATCGCTGAATTGTTTATTCAATGGGGGATGCTTGAAGAAGCCAAGTTAATATTACAGGAACTTATCCAGCGCTATCCGAAAGAGCAGGAACTGAAAGTCATGATGGCAGAATTGCACATCGACCTCGATGAAGACGATGAAGCAATTGAATTACTAAACCAGTTTGGCCCGGAAGACGAAGATTACCTGCAGGCACTCATTCAACTGGCAGATTTATACCAGTCTCAAGGACTGTTTGAAGTAGCTGAACAGAAGCTGCTCGAAGCAAAGCAGGCGGCACCTAATGAAGCAGTGATTGATTTTGCATTAGGAGAACTCTCGTTTTCTAATGGAGAATATAATAAAAGCATCCCTTTTTATGAAAATGCTTTGCATCACCAGCCTGTCATAGGAGATATTGAAGTTGCAACAAGACTCGCGGAAGCTTATGCGGCTACCGGAGAATTTGAGAAGTCATTGGAGTACTTTCAAAGCGTAGAGGAAGAAAACCCTGATGTGATGTTCCGCTATGGCTTCGTTGCATTTCAGGCATTAAGACATGATATCGCTATTAATGTCTGGGAAAGGCTGATCGAAAAGGATCCGTATTTCCAATCGGTTTACCCACATTTAGCGAAAGCCTACGAAGCGGAAGGTATGCCTAAACAGGCTTTGGATATGGCTAAAAAGGGACTGGCTAAAGATGAATTCAATAAAGAACTGTACCATTTGGCAGGAACGCTTTCCCACCAGCAGGGGAATAAAGAAGAGGGTTATCAGCTTATAAGAGAGGCTGTAGCACTTGATCCGGGGTATAAAGAAGCCGTATTATTTCTCATCGAAAACTACAAAGCCGACGATGATTATGAATCCGTCATTGAGTTAATACAGCAATTAATTTCCCTCGGTGAGGAAGACCCTCATTACCTCTGGGAACTAGCTAAGTCTTATGAGGAATTAGAGAATTTTGAAGAAGCCAGCACACATTACCAAAATGCATATCCTTCCTTAAAAGAGGATGTTGATTTCTTAAAAGAGTACGGTTACTTTCTTGTAGAAGAAGGCCGCATGAAAGAGGCTGAAAAGGTATTTACAGAGTATCTGGCGATCGATCCGTCAGATACGGAAATAGAAGAGTTTATCGGGCGGTTGAGAGAAGAAGATTAG
- a CDS encoding ReoY family proteolytic degradation factor: MQTPISIDEKKDFVRWFLNHYQLKKRESVWILNYLMNHETLLSCVHFVQEVKFCPRGMEISAQGVSDPPFRFYKGQVMTNDAEKSFHDLRMNQKEPVYIQMNFEKAQQCSKYALVLEENPYLPKDYYLNDRDKNEAGRFLSHSLLQHRKKQLELKIDKALQNGDRDTFRSLCENLNQVNQELNTFMQ, encoded by the coding sequence ATGCAAACACCAATTTCCATAGATGAAAAAAAGGATTTTGTTCGGTGGTTTCTTAATCATTATCAGTTGAAAAAAAGGGAAAGTGTTTGGATTCTTAATTATCTTATGAACCATGAGACCTTGTTGTCTTGTGTCCATTTTGTACAAGAAGTCAAATTTTGTCCAAGAGGTATGGAAATCAGTGCCCAAGGTGTATCCGATCCGCCGTTCAGGTTTTATAAAGGACAGGTTATGACAAATGATGCAGAAAAATCATTTCACGACTTAAGAATGAACCAGAAGGAACCTGTGTACATCCAAATGAATTTTGAAAAAGCTCAGCAATGTTCCAAATACGCCCTTGTACTCGAAGAGAACCCCTATCTGCCGAAAGATTATTATTTAAATGACCGTGATAAAAATGAAGCAGGAAGGTTTTTGTCCCACAGTCTGCTGCAGCACCGGAAAAAGCAGCTGGAATTGAAAATTGACAAAGCCCTGCAGAATGGGGATCGTGACACTTTCAGAAGTCTTTGTGAAAACTTAAACCAGGTGAATCAAGAGCTCAATACCTTTATGCAATAA
- a CDS encoding DUF2487 family protein: protein MQWTKNDISNYLPEKPYIDTVLIPLIAFDPSADERMIKHGFQRELNQVFTSLMEREFKGRLFLAPEYNYLDGFSKKEVSRLNEWVSRFNKQPFQYIFLFTFDAKWKKHERELEADLIWIPGLSDGDIQSSETQSFVKEQVPLISELIQGYW from the coding sequence ATGCAGTGGACGAAAAATGATATATCCAATTACCTGCCTGAAAAGCCTTATATTGATACAGTACTTATTCCATTAATTGCTTTTGATCCCTCGGCAGACGAGCGGATGATCAAACATGGGTTCCAACGTGAACTGAATCAAGTATTTACCAGTTTAATGGAGAGAGAATTTAAGGGCCGTCTGTTTCTGGCACCAGAGTATAATTATTTAGATGGCTTTTCTAAAAAGGAAGTATCGAGATTAAATGAATGGGTGAGTCGGTTTAATAAGCAGCCATTTCAATACATATTCCTTTTTACATTTGATGCTAAATGGAAGAAGCATGAACGGGAATTAGAGGCTGATCTCATTTGGATCCCGGGTCTGTCGGATGGAGATATCCAAAGTTCTGAAACTCAATCATTCGTAAAAGAACAAGTACCATTGATTAGTGAATTAATTCAAGGATATTGGTAA
- a CDS encoding QcrA and Rieske domain-containing protein, with protein sequence MSDRKRVSRRQFLNYTLTGVGGFMAAGMLAPMVRFAIDPLLEPTEKGTYHSVVSVDELTNEPKRFDWSIDQVDAWYESKVQKTAWVYKDENGDIVPLSPICTHLGCTVDWASDKSHPEQFHCPCHGGRYTKEGINIAGTPPTAPLAVYEHKVKDGMLYLGDAIPREPRKGA encoded by the coding sequence ATGAGCGATAGAAAACGAGTTTCCCGCCGTCAATTTTTGAACTACACGTTAACGGGTGTAGGTGGTTTTATGGCGGCCGGAATGCTTGCACCGATGGTAAGATTTGCAATTGATCCTCTGCTAGAGCCGACGGAAAAAGGTACATATCACTCCGTTGTTTCCGTTGATGAATTGACCAATGAACCGAAGCGTTTTGACTGGAGCATTGATCAAGTAGACGCCTGGTATGAATCAAAAGTGCAAAAAACAGCTTGGGTGTACAAAGATGAAAACGGTGACATAGTTCCGCTCTCACCTATTTGTACGCATCTGGGTTGTACAGTGGACTGGGCTTCAGATAAGTCACATCCAGAGCAATTCCATTGTCCTTGTCACGGAGGGCGGTATACGAAGGAAGGAATTAATATCGCAGGAACTCCGCCGACTGCACCACTTGCAGTGTACGAGCACAAAGTAAAAGATGGCATGCTTTACCTTGGAGACGCAATACCTAGAGAACCTAGAAAGGGGGCGTAA